A window of the Canis lupus baileyi chromosome 1, mCanLup2.hap1, whole genome shotgun sequence genome harbors these coding sequences:
- the SLC7A10 gene encoding asc-type amino acid transporter 1 isoform X1, producing MAGHTQQPSGRGNPGPAPSPCPGPGASERVALKKEIGLLSACTIIIGNIIGSGIFISPKGVLEHSGSVGLALFVWVLGGGVTALGSLCYAELGVAIPKSGGDYAYVTEIFGGLAGFLLLWSAVLIMYPTSLAVISMTFSNYVLQPVFPNCIPPAAASRALSMACLMLLTWVNSSSVRWATRIQDIFTGGKLLALSLIIGVGFVQIFQGRFEELRPSNAFDFWMTPSVGHLALAFLQGSFAFSGWNFLNYVTEELVDPRKNLPRAIVISIPLVTFVYTFTNIAYFTAMSPQELLSSNAVAVTFGEKLLGYFSWVMPVSVALSTFGGINGYLFTSSRLCFSGAREGHLPGLLAMIHVRRCTPIPALLVCCGATAIIMLVGDTYTLINYVSFINYLCYGVTILGLLVLRWRRPALHRPIKVNLLVPVAYLVFWAFLLVFSFISEPMVCGVGVIIILTGVPVFFLGVFWRSKPKCVHRLTESMTRWGQELCFVVYPQEAPEEEENSPCQSSPLPATDKPLKTQ from the exons ggaaCATCATCGGCTCCGGCATCTTCATCTCCCCCAAGGGGGTCCTGGAGCACTCAGGCTCTGTGGGTCTGGCCCTCTTCGTCTGGGTCCTGGGTGGAGGCGTCACTGCCCTGGGCTCCCTCTGCTACGCGGAGCTGGGCGTCGCCATCCCCAAGTCTGGTGGAGACTACGCCTATGTCACCGAGATCTTCGGGGGCCTGGCCGG CTTCCTGCTGCTCTGGAGCGCGGTCCTCATCATGTACCCCACCAGCCTGGCTGTCATCTCCATGACCTTCTCGAACTACGTGCTGCAGCCCGTGTTCCCCAACTGCATCCCCCCGGCCGCGGCCTCCCGCGCCCTCTCCATGGCCTGCCTGA tGCTCCTGACGTGGGTGAACAGCTCCAGCGTGCGCTGGGCCACACGCATCCAGGACATCTTCACCGGCGGGAAGCTGCTGGCCCTGTCCCTCATCATTGGCGTGGGCTTTGTCCAGATCTTCCAAG GGCGCTTCGAGGAGCTGAGGCCCAGCAATGCCTTTGACTTCTGGATGACACCGTCCGTGGGTCACCTGGCCTTGGCCTTCCTCCAGGGCTCCTTTGCCTTCAGCGGCTGGAACTTCCTCAACTACGTCACGGAGGAGCTGGTTGACCCTCGAAA GAACCTACCTCGTGCCATTGTCATCTCCATCCCACTGGTGACCTTTGTGTACACCTTCACCAACATCGCCTACTTCACGGCCATGTCGCCCCAGGAGCTGCTGTCCTCTAACGCAGTGGCTGTG ACCTTCGGGGAGAAGCTGCTGGGCTACTTTTCTTGGGTCATGCCCGTCTCCGTGGCACTTTCCACTTTTGGAGGGATCAATGGCTACCTgttcacctcctccag ACTGTGCTTCTCTGGGGCCCGAGAGGGGCACCTGCCCGGCCTGCTGGCCATGATCCACGTCAGACGCtgcacccccatccctgccctcctcGTCTGT TGCGGGGCCACAGCGATCATCATGCTTGTGGGAGACACGTACACGCTCATCAACTATGTGTCCTTCATCAACTACCTCTGCTACGGCGTCACCATCCTGGGCCTGCTCGTGCTGCGCTGGAGGCGGCCAGCTCTCCACAGGCCCATCAAG GTGAACCTCCTCGTCCCTGTCGCGTACTTGGTTTTCTGGGCATTCCTACTGGTCTTCAGCTTCATCTCGGAGCCCATGGTGTGTGGGGTCGGCGTGATCATCATCCTCACTGGGGTGCCTGTTTTCTTCCTGGGGGTCTTCTGGAGAAGCAAACCAAAGTGTGTGCACAGACTCACAG AGTCCATGACACGCTGGGGCCAGGAGCTGTGTTTCGTGGTCTACCCCCAGGAGGCCCCCGAGGAGGAAGAAAACAGCCCCTGCCAGTCCTCCCCGCTGCCTGCCACGGACAAGCCCTTGAAGACACAGTGA
- the LRP3 gene encoding low-density lipoprotein receptor-related protein 3 isoform X3 translates to MEQRAAAGPEGAPGARAQLAVVCLVNIVLTGRLSSAVPALAACSGKLEQHTERRGVIYSPAWPLNYPPGTNCSWYIQGDRGDMITISFRNFDVEESHQCSLDWLMLGPAAPPRQEAFRLCGSAIPPAFISARDHVWIFFHSDASSSGQAQGFRLSYIRGKLGQASCQADEFRCDNGKCLPGPWQCNTVDECGDGSDEGNCSAPASEPPGSLCPGGTFPCSGARSTRCLPAERRCDGSQDCGDGSDEAGCPDLACGRRLGSFYGSFASPDLFGAARGPSDLHCTWLVDTQDPRRVLLQLELRLGYDDYVQVYEGLGERGDRLLQTLSYRSNHRPVSLEAAQGRLTVAYHARARSAGHGFNATYQVKGYCLPWEQPCGSSGDGAAGDAGEQGCFSEPQRCDGWWHCASGRDEQGCPACPPDQYPCEGGSGLCYAPADRCNNQKSCPDGADEKNCFSCQPGTFHCGTNLCIFETWRCDGQEDCQDGSDEHGCLAAVPRKVITAALIGSLVCGLLLVIALGCAFKLYSLRTQEYRAFETQMTRLEAEFVRREAPPSYGQLIAQGLIPPVEDFPVYSASQALRPPTPPGRCC, encoded by the exons atGGAGCAGCGCGCGGCCGCGGGGCCGGAGGGGGCGCCGGGCGCCCGGGCGCAGCTGGCCGTCGTCTGCCTGG TGAACATCGTTCTCACCGGGCGGCTCAGCAGCGCGGTTCCTGCCTTAG CTGCCTGCAGCGGGAAGCTAGAGCAGCACACAGAGCGGCGTGGTGTCATCTACAGCCCGGCCTGGCCCCTCAACTACCCTCCGGGAACCAACTGCAGCTGGTACATCCAGGGTGACCGTGGGGACATGATCACCATCAG CTTCCGCAACTTCGATGTGGAGGAGTCCCACCAGTGCTCCCTGGACTGGCTCATGCTGGGCCCAGCGGCGCCGCCCCGCCAGGAGGCCTTCCGGCTCTGCGGCTCGGCCATCCCCCCTGCCTTCATCTCCGCCCGGGACCACGTCTGGATCTTCTTCCACTCGGACGCCTCCAGCTCGGGCCAGGCCCAGGGCTTCCGTCTGTCCTACATCCGAG GGAAGCTGGGCCAGGCGTCCTGCCAGGCCGACGAGTTCCGCTGTGACAACGGCAAGTGCCTGCCGGGCCCGTGGCAGTGCAACACCGTGGACGAGTGCGGCGACGGCTCGGACGAGGGCAACTGCTCGGCGCCCGCGTCGGAGCCTCCGGGCAGCCTGTGCCCCGGGGGCACCTTCCCCTGCAGCGGGGCGCGCTCCACGCGCTGCCTGCCGGCCGAGCGGCGCTGCGACGGCTCGCAGGACTGCGGGGACGGCTCCGACGAGGCGGGCTGCCCCGACCTGGCGTGCGGCCGGCGGCTGGGCAGCTTCTACGGCTCCTTCGCGTCCCCGGACCTGTTCGGCGCGGCGCGCGGGCCGTCGGACCTGCACTGCACGTGGCTGGTGGACACGCAGGACCCGCGGCGCGTGCTGCTGCAGCTGGAGCTGCGCCTGGGCTACGACGACTACGTGCAGGTGTACGAGGGCCTGGGCGAGCGCGGCGACCGCCTGCTGCAGACCCTGTCCTACCGCAGCAACCACCGGCCCGTGAGCCTGGAGGCCGCGCAGGGCCGCCTCACCGTGGCCTACCACGCGCGCGCCCGCAGCGCCGGCCACGGCTTCAACGCCACCTACCAGGTGAAGGGCTACTGCCTCCCGTGGGAGCAGCCGTGCGGCAGCAGCGGCGACGGGGCGGCGGGCGACGCGGGCGAGCAGGGCTGCTTCTCCGAGCCGCAGCGCTGCGACGGCTGGTGGCACTGCGCCAGCGGCCGCGACGAGCAGGGCTGCCCCGCCTGCCCGCCCGACCAGTACCCCTGCGAGGGGGGCAGCGGCCTGTGCTACGCGCCCGCCGACCGCTGCAACAACCAGAAGAGCTGCCCCGACGGCGCCGACGAGAAGAACTGCTTCTCCTGCCAGCCGGGCACCTTCCACTGCGGCACCAACCTGTGCATTTTCGAGACGTGGCGCTGCGACGGCCAGGAGGACTGCCAGGACGGCAGTGACGAGCACGGCTGCCTGGCGGCGGTGCCGCGGAAGGTCATCACGGCGGCGCTCATCGGCAGCCTGGTGTGCGGCCTGCTGCTCGTCATCGCCCTGGGCTGCGCCTTCAAGCTCTACTCGCTGCGCACCCAGGAGTACAG GGCCTTCGAGACCCAGATGACGCGCCTGGAGGCCGAGTTTGTGCGGCGGGAGGCACCCCCGTCCTACGGGCAGCTCATCGCACAGGGCCTCATCCCGCCGGTGGAGGACTTCCCCGTCTACAGTGCATCCCAG GCCCTGAGGCCCCCAACCCCTCCCGGGAGATGCTGCTAG
- the LRP3 gene encoding low-density lipoprotein receptor-related protein 3 isoform X1: MEQRAAAGPEGAPGARAQLAVVCLVNIVLTGRLSSAVPALAACSGKLEQHTERRGVIYSPAWPLNYPPGTNCSWYIQGDRGDMITISFRNFDVEESHQCSLDWLMLGPAAPPRQEAFRLCGSAIPPAFISARDHVWIFFHSDASSSGQAQGFRLSYIRGKLGQASCQADEFRCDNGKCLPGPWQCNTVDECGDGSDEGNCSAPASEPPGSLCPGGTFPCSGARSTRCLPAERRCDGSQDCGDGSDEAGCPDLACGRRLGSFYGSFASPDLFGAARGPSDLHCTWLVDTQDPRRVLLQLELRLGYDDYVQVYEGLGERGDRLLQTLSYRSNHRPVSLEAAQGRLTVAYHARARSAGHGFNATYQVKGYCLPWEQPCGSSGDGAAGDAGEQGCFSEPQRCDGWWHCASGRDEQGCPACPPDQYPCEGGSGLCYAPADRCNNQKSCPDGADEKNCFSCQPGTFHCGTNLCIFETWRCDGQEDCQDGSDEHGCLAAVPRKVITAALIGSLVCGLLLVIALGCAFKLYSLRTQEYRAFETQMTRLEAEFVRREAPPSYGQLIAQGLIPPVEDFPVYSASQASVLQNLRTAMRRQMRRHASRRGPSRRRLGRLWNRLFHRPRAPRGQIPLLTAARTSQTVLGDGLLQPAPGTSPDAPAPRTDSGSPAAAADGPPSAPGRAPEVGSAGPPPSGLRDPGCRRGDKDRKACRDPPGDSPAPADMPREPCPAQDPQPAAPTASSTLGPHAPEPPGVCRSPPPPCSPTLEASDDEALLVC, from the exons atGGAGCAGCGCGCGGCCGCGGGGCCGGAGGGGGCGCCGGGCGCCCGGGCGCAGCTGGCCGTCGTCTGCCTGG TGAACATCGTTCTCACCGGGCGGCTCAGCAGCGCGGTTCCTGCCTTAG CTGCCTGCAGCGGGAAGCTAGAGCAGCACACAGAGCGGCGTGGTGTCATCTACAGCCCGGCCTGGCCCCTCAACTACCCTCCGGGAACCAACTGCAGCTGGTACATCCAGGGTGACCGTGGGGACATGATCACCATCAG CTTCCGCAACTTCGATGTGGAGGAGTCCCACCAGTGCTCCCTGGACTGGCTCATGCTGGGCCCAGCGGCGCCGCCCCGCCAGGAGGCCTTCCGGCTCTGCGGCTCGGCCATCCCCCCTGCCTTCATCTCCGCCCGGGACCACGTCTGGATCTTCTTCCACTCGGACGCCTCCAGCTCGGGCCAGGCCCAGGGCTTCCGTCTGTCCTACATCCGAG GGAAGCTGGGCCAGGCGTCCTGCCAGGCCGACGAGTTCCGCTGTGACAACGGCAAGTGCCTGCCGGGCCCGTGGCAGTGCAACACCGTGGACGAGTGCGGCGACGGCTCGGACGAGGGCAACTGCTCGGCGCCCGCGTCGGAGCCTCCGGGCAGCCTGTGCCCCGGGGGCACCTTCCCCTGCAGCGGGGCGCGCTCCACGCGCTGCCTGCCGGCCGAGCGGCGCTGCGACGGCTCGCAGGACTGCGGGGACGGCTCCGACGAGGCGGGCTGCCCCGACCTGGCGTGCGGCCGGCGGCTGGGCAGCTTCTACGGCTCCTTCGCGTCCCCGGACCTGTTCGGCGCGGCGCGCGGGCCGTCGGACCTGCACTGCACGTGGCTGGTGGACACGCAGGACCCGCGGCGCGTGCTGCTGCAGCTGGAGCTGCGCCTGGGCTACGACGACTACGTGCAGGTGTACGAGGGCCTGGGCGAGCGCGGCGACCGCCTGCTGCAGACCCTGTCCTACCGCAGCAACCACCGGCCCGTGAGCCTGGAGGCCGCGCAGGGCCGCCTCACCGTGGCCTACCACGCGCGCGCCCGCAGCGCCGGCCACGGCTTCAACGCCACCTACCAGGTGAAGGGCTACTGCCTCCCGTGGGAGCAGCCGTGCGGCAGCAGCGGCGACGGGGCGGCGGGCGACGCGGGCGAGCAGGGCTGCTTCTCCGAGCCGCAGCGCTGCGACGGCTGGTGGCACTGCGCCAGCGGCCGCGACGAGCAGGGCTGCCCCGCCTGCCCGCCCGACCAGTACCCCTGCGAGGGGGGCAGCGGCCTGTGCTACGCGCCCGCCGACCGCTGCAACAACCAGAAGAGCTGCCCCGACGGCGCCGACGAGAAGAACTGCTTCTCCTGCCAGCCGGGCACCTTCCACTGCGGCACCAACCTGTGCATTTTCGAGACGTGGCGCTGCGACGGCCAGGAGGACTGCCAGGACGGCAGTGACGAGCACGGCTGCCTGGCGGCGGTGCCGCGGAAGGTCATCACGGCGGCGCTCATCGGCAGCCTGGTGTGCGGCCTGCTGCTCGTCATCGCCCTGGGCTGCGCCTTCAAGCTCTACTCGCTGCGCACCCAGGAGTACAG GGCCTTCGAGACCCAGATGACGCGCCTGGAGGCCGAGTTTGTGCGGCGGGAGGCACCCCCGTCCTACGGGCAGCTCATCGCACAGGGCCTCATCCCGCCGGTGGAGGACTTCCCCGTCTACAGTGCATCCCAG GCCTCGGTGCTGCAGAACCTCCGCACAGCCATGCGGCGACAGATGCGCCGGCACGCCTCCCGCCGCGggccctcccgccgccgcctGGGCCGCCTCTGGAACCGGCTCTTTCACCGGCCGCGGGCGCCGCGGGGACAGATCCCGCTGCTGACGGCCGCTCGCACCTCGCAGACGGTGCTGGGCGACGGGCTCCTCCAGCCTGCGCCAGGGACCAGCCCGGACGCCCCCGCACCCCGTACGGACTCGGGCAGCCCCGCGGCAGCCGCGGATGGGCCCCCCAGCGCCCCGGGCCGGGCGCCAGAAGTGGGATCTGCCGGGCCGCCCCCCTCGGGCCTGCGggacccgggctgcaggcgggggGACAAGGACAGAAAAGCCTGCAGGGACCCTCCCGGGGACAGCCCGGCCCCCGCGGACATGCCTCGGGAGCCCTGCCCGGCCCAGGACCCTCAGCCCGCGGCTCCCACTGCCAGCAGCACCCTGGGCCCCCACGCACCAGAGCCACCGGGTGTCTGCAGGAGCCCCCCGCCACCCTGCTCCCCAACGTTGGAGGCCAGCGACGATGAGGCCCTGCTGGTCTGCTGA
- the SLC7A10 gene encoding asc-type amino acid transporter 1 isoform X2: MIPGPSPGASIAVSSSWARASDRSLSDPSLGGQDAGNIIGSGIFISPKGVLEHSGSVGLALFVWVLGGGVTALGSLCYAELGVAIPKSGGDYAYVTEIFGGLAGFLLLWSAVLIMYPTSLAVISMTFSNYVLQPVFPNCIPPAAASRALSMACLMLLTWVNSSSVRWATRIQDIFTGGKLLALSLIIGVGFVQIFQGRFEELRPSNAFDFWMTPSVGHLALAFLQGSFAFSGWNFLNYVTEELVDPRKNLPRAIVISIPLVTFVYTFTNIAYFTAMSPQELLSSNAVAVTFGEKLLGYFSWVMPVSVALSTFGGINGYLFTSSRLCFSGAREGHLPGLLAMIHVRRCTPIPALLVCCGATAIIMLVGDTYTLINYVSFINYLCYGVTILGLLVLRWRRPALHRPIKVNLLVPVAYLVFWAFLLVFSFISEPMVCGVGVIIILTGVPVFFLGVFWRSKPKCVHRLTESMTRWGQELCFVVYPQEAPEEEENSPCQSSPLPATDKPLKTQ, from the exons ATGATCCCCGGCCCATCCCCCGGTGCCAGCATCGCAGTCTCCAGCTCCTGGGCACGGGCGAGCGACAGGTCCCTTTCAGACCCCAGCCTGGGAGGACAAGACGCAG ggaaCATCATCGGCTCCGGCATCTTCATCTCCCCCAAGGGGGTCCTGGAGCACTCAGGCTCTGTGGGTCTGGCCCTCTTCGTCTGGGTCCTGGGTGGAGGCGTCACTGCCCTGGGCTCCCTCTGCTACGCGGAGCTGGGCGTCGCCATCCCCAAGTCTGGTGGAGACTACGCCTATGTCACCGAGATCTTCGGGGGCCTGGCCGG CTTCCTGCTGCTCTGGAGCGCGGTCCTCATCATGTACCCCACCAGCCTGGCTGTCATCTCCATGACCTTCTCGAACTACGTGCTGCAGCCCGTGTTCCCCAACTGCATCCCCCCGGCCGCGGCCTCCCGCGCCCTCTCCATGGCCTGCCTGA tGCTCCTGACGTGGGTGAACAGCTCCAGCGTGCGCTGGGCCACACGCATCCAGGACATCTTCACCGGCGGGAAGCTGCTGGCCCTGTCCCTCATCATTGGCGTGGGCTTTGTCCAGATCTTCCAAG GGCGCTTCGAGGAGCTGAGGCCCAGCAATGCCTTTGACTTCTGGATGACACCGTCCGTGGGTCACCTGGCCTTGGCCTTCCTCCAGGGCTCCTTTGCCTTCAGCGGCTGGAACTTCCTCAACTACGTCACGGAGGAGCTGGTTGACCCTCGAAA GAACCTACCTCGTGCCATTGTCATCTCCATCCCACTGGTGACCTTTGTGTACACCTTCACCAACATCGCCTACTTCACGGCCATGTCGCCCCAGGAGCTGCTGTCCTCTAACGCAGTGGCTGTG ACCTTCGGGGAGAAGCTGCTGGGCTACTTTTCTTGGGTCATGCCCGTCTCCGTGGCACTTTCCACTTTTGGAGGGATCAATGGCTACCTgttcacctcctccag ACTGTGCTTCTCTGGGGCCCGAGAGGGGCACCTGCCCGGCCTGCTGGCCATGATCCACGTCAGACGCtgcacccccatccctgccctcctcGTCTGT TGCGGGGCCACAGCGATCATCATGCTTGTGGGAGACACGTACACGCTCATCAACTATGTGTCCTTCATCAACTACCTCTGCTACGGCGTCACCATCCTGGGCCTGCTCGTGCTGCGCTGGAGGCGGCCAGCTCTCCACAGGCCCATCAAG GTGAACCTCCTCGTCCCTGTCGCGTACTTGGTTTTCTGGGCATTCCTACTGGTCTTCAGCTTCATCTCGGAGCCCATGGTGTGTGGGGTCGGCGTGATCATCATCCTCACTGGGGTGCCTGTTTTCTTCCTGGGGGTCTTCTGGAGAAGCAAACCAAAGTGTGTGCACAGACTCACAG AGTCCATGACACGCTGGGGCCAGGAGCTGTGTTTCGTGGTCTACCCCCAGGAGGCCCCCGAGGAGGAAGAAAACAGCCCCTGCCAGTCCTCCCCGCTGCCTGCCACGGACAAGCCCTTGAAGACACAGTGA
- the SLC7A10 gene encoding asc-type amino acid transporter 1 isoform X3: MAGHTQQPSGRGNPGPAPSPCPGPGASERVALKKEIGLLSACTIIIGNIIGSGIFISPKGVLEHSGSVGLALFVWVLGGGVTALGSLCYAELGVAIPKSGGDYAYVTEIFGGLAGFLLLWSAVLIMYPTSLAVISMTFSNYVLQPVFPNCIPPAAASRALSMACLMLLTWVNSSSVRWATRIQDIFTGGKLLALSLIIGVGFVQIFQGRFEELRPSNAFDFWMTPSVGHLALAFLQGSFAFSGWNFLNYVTEELVDPRKNLPRAIVISIPLVTFVYTFTNIAYFTAMSPQELLSSNAVAVTFGEKLLGYFSWVMPVSVALSTFGGINGYLFTSSRLCFSGAREGHLPGLLAMIHVRRCTPIPALLVCCGATAIIMLVGDTYTLINYVSFINYLCYGVTILGLLVLRWRRPALHRPIKLHLGAHGVWGRRDHHPHWGACFLPGGLLEKQTKVCAQTHRVHDTLGPGAVFRGLPPGGPRGGRKQPLPVLPAACHGQALEDTVRHW; this comes from the exons ggaaCATCATCGGCTCCGGCATCTTCATCTCCCCCAAGGGGGTCCTGGAGCACTCAGGCTCTGTGGGTCTGGCCCTCTTCGTCTGGGTCCTGGGTGGAGGCGTCACTGCCCTGGGCTCCCTCTGCTACGCGGAGCTGGGCGTCGCCATCCCCAAGTCTGGTGGAGACTACGCCTATGTCACCGAGATCTTCGGGGGCCTGGCCGG CTTCCTGCTGCTCTGGAGCGCGGTCCTCATCATGTACCCCACCAGCCTGGCTGTCATCTCCATGACCTTCTCGAACTACGTGCTGCAGCCCGTGTTCCCCAACTGCATCCCCCCGGCCGCGGCCTCCCGCGCCCTCTCCATGGCCTGCCTGA tGCTCCTGACGTGGGTGAACAGCTCCAGCGTGCGCTGGGCCACACGCATCCAGGACATCTTCACCGGCGGGAAGCTGCTGGCCCTGTCCCTCATCATTGGCGTGGGCTTTGTCCAGATCTTCCAAG GGCGCTTCGAGGAGCTGAGGCCCAGCAATGCCTTTGACTTCTGGATGACACCGTCCGTGGGTCACCTGGCCTTGGCCTTCCTCCAGGGCTCCTTTGCCTTCAGCGGCTGGAACTTCCTCAACTACGTCACGGAGGAGCTGGTTGACCCTCGAAA GAACCTACCTCGTGCCATTGTCATCTCCATCCCACTGGTGACCTTTGTGTACACCTTCACCAACATCGCCTACTTCACGGCCATGTCGCCCCAGGAGCTGCTGTCCTCTAACGCAGTGGCTGTG ACCTTCGGGGAGAAGCTGCTGGGCTACTTTTCTTGGGTCATGCCCGTCTCCGTGGCACTTTCCACTTTTGGAGGGATCAATGGCTACCTgttcacctcctccag ACTGTGCTTCTCTGGGGCCCGAGAGGGGCACCTGCCCGGCCTGCTGGCCATGATCCACGTCAGACGCtgcacccccatccctgccctcctcGTCTGT TGCGGGGCCACAGCGATCATCATGCTTGTGGGAGACACGTACACGCTCATCAACTATGTGTCCTTCATCAACTACCTCTGCTACGGCGTCACCATCCTGGGCCTGCTCGTGCTGCGCTGGAGGCGGCCAGCTCTCCACAGGCCCATCAAG CTTCATCTCGGAGCCCATGGTGTGTGGGGTCGGCGTGATCATCATCCTCACTGGGGTGCCTGTTTTCTTCCTGGGGGTCTTCTGGAGAAGCAAACCAAAGTGTGTGCACAGACTCACAG AGTCCATGACACGCTGGGGCCAGGAGCTGTGTTTCGTGGTCTACCCCCAGGAGGCCCCCGAGGAGGAAGAAAACAGCCCCTGCCAGTCCTCCCCGCTGCCTGCCACGGACAAGCCCTTGAAGACACAGTGAGACATTGGTGA
- the LRP3 gene encoding low-density lipoprotein receptor-related protein 3 isoform X2: MITISFRNFDVEESHQCSLDWLMLGPAAPPRQEAFRLCGSAIPPAFISARDHVWIFFHSDASSSGQAQGFRLSYIRGKLGQASCQADEFRCDNGKCLPGPWQCNTVDECGDGSDEGNCSAPASEPPGSLCPGGTFPCSGARSTRCLPAERRCDGSQDCGDGSDEAGCPDLACGRRLGSFYGSFASPDLFGAARGPSDLHCTWLVDTQDPRRVLLQLELRLGYDDYVQVYEGLGERGDRLLQTLSYRSNHRPVSLEAAQGRLTVAYHARARSAGHGFNATYQVKGYCLPWEQPCGSSGDGAAGDAGEQGCFSEPQRCDGWWHCASGRDEQGCPACPPDQYPCEGGSGLCYAPADRCNNQKSCPDGADEKNCFSCQPGTFHCGTNLCIFETWRCDGQEDCQDGSDEHGCLAAVPRKVITAALIGSLVCGLLLVIALGCAFKLYSLRTQEYRAFETQMTRLEAEFVRREAPPSYGQLIAQGLIPPVEDFPVYSASQASVLQNLRTAMRRQMRRHASRRGPSRRRLGRLWNRLFHRPRAPRGQIPLLTAARTSQTVLGDGLLQPAPGTSPDAPAPRTDSGSPAAAADGPPSAPGRAPEVGSAGPPPSGLRDPGCRRGDKDRKACRDPPGDSPAPADMPREPCPAQDPQPAAPTASSTLGPHAPEPPGVCRSPPPPCSPTLEASDDEALLVC; encoded by the exons ATGATCACCATCAG CTTCCGCAACTTCGATGTGGAGGAGTCCCACCAGTGCTCCCTGGACTGGCTCATGCTGGGCCCAGCGGCGCCGCCCCGCCAGGAGGCCTTCCGGCTCTGCGGCTCGGCCATCCCCCCTGCCTTCATCTCCGCCCGGGACCACGTCTGGATCTTCTTCCACTCGGACGCCTCCAGCTCGGGCCAGGCCCAGGGCTTCCGTCTGTCCTACATCCGAG GGAAGCTGGGCCAGGCGTCCTGCCAGGCCGACGAGTTCCGCTGTGACAACGGCAAGTGCCTGCCGGGCCCGTGGCAGTGCAACACCGTGGACGAGTGCGGCGACGGCTCGGACGAGGGCAACTGCTCGGCGCCCGCGTCGGAGCCTCCGGGCAGCCTGTGCCCCGGGGGCACCTTCCCCTGCAGCGGGGCGCGCTCCACGCGCTGCCTGCCGGCCGAGCGGCGCTGCGACGGCTCGCAGGACTGCGGGGACGGCTCCGACGAGGCGGGCTGCCCCGACCTGGCGTGCGGCCGGCGGCTGGGCAGCTTCTACGGCTCCTTCGCGTCCCCGGACCTGTTCGGCGCGGCGCGCGGGCCGTCGGACCTGCACTGCACGTGGCTGGTGGACACGCAGGACCCGCGGCGCGTGCTGCTGCAGCTGGAGCTGCGCCTGGGCTACGACGACTACGTGCAGGTGTACGAGGGCCTGGGCGAGCGCGGCGACCGCCTGCTGCAGACCCTGTCCTACCGCAGCAACCACCGGCCCGTGAGCCTGGAGGCCGCGCAGGGCCGCCTCACCGTGGCCTACCACGCGCGCGCCCGCAGCGCCGGCCACGGCTTCAACGCCACCTACCAGGTGAAGGGCTACTGCCTCCCGTGGGAGCAGCCGTGCGGCAGCAGCGGCGACGGGGCGGCGGGCGACGCGGGCGAGCAGGGCTGCTTCTCCGAGCCGCAGCGCTGCGACGGCTGGTGGCACTGCGCCAGCGGCCGCGACGAGCAGGGCTGCCCCGCCTGCCCGCCCGACCAGTACCCCTGCGAGGGGGGCAGCGGCCTGTGCTACGCGCCCGCCGACCGCTGCAACAACCAGAAGAGCTGCCCCGACGGCGCCGACGAGAAGAACTGCTTCTCCTGCCAGCCGGGCACCTTCCACTGCGGCACCAACCTGTGCATTTTCGAGACGTGGCGCTGCGACGGCCAGGAGGACTGCCAGGACGGCAGTGACGAGCACGGCTGCCTGGCGGCGGTGCCGCGGAAGGTCATCACGGCGGCGCTCATCGGCAGCCTGGTGTGCGGCCTGCTGCTCGTCATCGCCCTGGGCTGCGCCTTCAAGCTCTACTCGCTGCGCACCCAGGAGTACAG GGCCTTCGAGACCCAGATGACGCGCCTGGAGGCCGAGTTTGTGCGGCGGGAGGCACCCCCGTCCTACGGGCAGCTCATCGCACAGGGCCTCATCCCGCCGGTGGAGGACTTCCCCGTCTACAGTGCATCCCAG GCCTCGGTGCTGCAGAACCTCCGCACAGCCATGCGGCGACAGATGCGCCGGCACGCCTCCCGCCGCGggccctcccgccgccgcctGGGCCGCCTCTGGAACCGGCTCTTTCACCGGCCGCGGGCGCCGCGGGGACAGATCCCGCTGCTGACGGCCGCTCGCACCTCGCAGACGGTGCTGGGCGACGGGCTCCTCCAGCCTGCGCCAGGGACCAGCCCGGACGCCCCCGCACCCCGTACGGACTCGGGCAGCCCCGCGGCAGCCGCGGATGGGCCCCCCAGCGCCCCGGGCCGGGCGCCAGAAGTGGGATCTGCCGGGCCGCCCCCCTCGGGCCTGCGggacccgggctgcaggcgggggGACAAGGACAGAAAAGCCTGCAGGGACCCTCCCGGGGACAGCCCGGCCCCCGCGGACATGCCTCGGGAGCCCTGCCCGGCCCAGGACCCTCAGCCCGCGGCTCCCACTGCCAGCAGCACCCTGGGCCCCCACGCACCAGAGCCACCGGGTGTCTGCAGGAGCCCCCCGCCACCCTGCTCCCCAACGTTGGAGGCCAGCGACGATGAGGCCCTGCTGGTCTGCTGA